One genomic window of Magnetovibrio sp. PR-2 includes the following:
- a CDS encoding ABC transporter permease: MNDMGNALSTAVQLIVSLDPDLAEIVSLSLYVSLTAVLVSTLIGVPLGAAVSMMRFPGRRGVLIVLNALMGLPPVVVGLIVYLSLSRSGPFGVFGLLYTPTAMIIAQVILVTPIIAALSRQVITDLWIEYEDQLTSLGSSRMRAIPTLIMDGRFTLLTAVLAGFGRATAEVGAVMMVGGNIDHVTRVMTTAIALEVSKGDLALALALGIVLLSISLAIGAAAQLVKDRRERRAGS; the protein is encoded by the coding sequence ATGAATGACATGGGCAACGCGTTGAGCACGGCTGTTCAGCTGATCGTGTCCCTCGACCCCGATCTGGCCGAGATCGTGAGCCTGTCATTGTATGTCAGCCTCACCGCTGTGCTGGTCTCAACCCTCATCGGCGTGCCTTTGGGCGCTGCTGTGTCCATGATGCGTTTTCCCGGGCGTCGTGGTGTGTTGATTGTGCTCAATGCCTTAATGGGTCTGCCGCCTGTCGTGGTGGGCCTGATTGTCTATCTCAGCCTTTCGCGTTCCGGCCCGTTTGGCGTATTTGGGCTACTCTATACCCCCACCGCCATGATCATCGCCCAAGTTATTTTGGTCACGCCCATCATCGCCGCCCTGTCGCGCCAAGTGATCACCGATTTGTGGATTGAGTACGAAGACCAACTCACCAGCTTAGGGTCGAGCCGCATGCGCGCCATCCCGACGCTCATCATGGATGGGCGTTTTACGTTGCTGACGGCGGTGTTAGCGGGGTTTGGCCGTGCCACCGCAGAAGTCGGTGCGGTGATGATGGTGGGCGGCAACATTGATCACGTCACCCGCGTCATGACCACAGCCATTGCCCTGGAAGTCAGCAAAGGGGATCTGGCATTGGCGTTGGCGTTGGGCATCGTCTTGCTGTCCATTTCGTTAGCCATAGGAGCCGCGGCGCAACTGGTCAAAGACCGCCGAGAACGAAGGGCCGGATCATGA